The Hymenobacter sp. 5317J-9 genome has a window encoding:
- a CDS encoding TonB-dependent receptor plug domain-containing protein, with amino-acid sequence MQNEYGQHQLYVLFLAQLHPFSFNAMVFKQTGLCALVVVMLASTGKSAHAQSPDSTLRGQPASLSTGAAEPAKQPLTIRIACGRSIPASQSPLFVVDGTVYAEQEFQSINPNNIDKIEVLRGAAATALYGSRASNGVILVTMKHRPKKPIYRPQDKTGRPE; translated from the coding sequence ATGCAAAATGAATACGGGCAGCATCAGCTTTACGTGCTGTTTCTGGCACAGCTTCACCCATTTTCATTCAACGCTATGGTTTTCAAACAAACCGGACTGTGCGCCCTTGTTGTAGTCATGCTGGCTTCCACAGGTAAAAGTGCCCATGCTCAATCACCGGATTCCACCCTACGTGGGCAACCTGCTAGCCTGAGCACCGGTGCGGCCGAACCAGCCAAACAGCCCCTCACCATTCGAATTGCCTGCGGCAGGTCGATTCCGGCCAGCCAGAGCCCGTTGTTTGTGGTGGATGGAACGGTGTATGCGGAACAGGAATTCCAGTCAATTAATCCGAATAACATCGACAAAATCGAAGTTCTACGGGGCGCTGCTGCCACCGCGTTGTATGGCTCAAGGGCAAGCAACGGAGTCATCCTGGTAACGATGAAGCACCGACCGAAGAAGCCTATCTATCGCCCACAAGACAAAACAGGCCGCCCCGAATAG
- a CDS encoding acyltransferase yields MQQWMEYMSSTNYITAPDAVSGPPRLRYFLQAAAPAKSQFNFDLEALRGIAAIIVVLSHAFNPFNTLDPAYHTSGIWAYEAPGHLSVLLFFILSGYVIGKAHAVPLQKDTILLYLKKRFVRIYPIYLVCIVFVFLVLVQSPSLAVIYSHLTLTQGLGKPVLHAIAPSWSLTYEVVFYLLFVPVSYFRVNPVMLAVGMALLGTVAACFFPGFAMGLVPTYAFGFTFWLAGLAMATYSRPDESAASYASMVGIVFLFLTLGVLDSPPAMLHRAQLFLLKTDLTIAPPGQEAYLVFRDLAFLPYCAVMVAIFAALRLKFRKAIIALMTVLPALSWWHYLKAADGRLPVALFFTALFYLLSIVFFLFSARLEQFSKRVIKGLVPLGSISYGL; encoded by the coding sequence TTGCAACAATGGATGGAATACATGAGTAGCACGAATTATATCACGGCACCAGACGCTGTTTCCGGTCCACCGCGCCTCCGTTATTTCCTGCAAGCTGCTGCTCCGGCAAAAAGTCAATTCAATTTTGACCTCGAAGCCTTGCGGGGCATAGCGGCCATCATCGTTGTTTTATCGCACGCGTTCAATCCGTTTAATACGCTGGACCCGGCATACCACACGAGCGGCATCTGGGCGTATGAAGCGCCGGGCCATTTGAGCGTGTTGCTGTTTTTCATCCTTTCGGGCTATGTAATTGGGAAGGCGCACGCGGTGCCGTTGCAAAAAGACACCATTCTGCTATATTTGAAAAAGCGGTTCGTTAGAATTTACCCCATATATCTGGTCTGTATTGTTTTTGTTTTTTTGGTGCTCGTCCAAAGCCCCTCTCTTGCCGTCATATACAGCCACCTGACTCTGACCCAGGGGCTGGGGAAACCGGTGCTTCATGCCATTGCCCCTTCGTGGTCCCTCACGTATGAGGTGGTGTTCTATTTGTTGTTCGTGCCCGTGTCGTATTTCAGGGTAAATCCGGTAATGCTGGCCGTTGGCATGGCACTGCTGGGAACCGTGGCGGCGTGTTTCTTTCCGGGTTTCGCCATGGGCTTGGTGCCGACTTACGCCTTCGGCTTCACGTTCTGGCTGGCTGGGTTGGCAATGGCAACGTATTCGCGGCCCGACGAAAGCGCGGCTTCTTATGCTTCCATGGTGGGCATCGTCTTTCTGTTTCTGACGCTGGGCGTGCTGGATTCTCCGCCGGCCATGCTGCACCGCGCGCAGCTTTTCCTGCTCAAGACAGACCTGACCATTGCGCCGCCGGGCCAGGAAGCGTATCTGGTCTTTCGGGATTTAGCCTTCTTGCCATATTGCGCCGTCATGGTAGCCATTTTTGCGGCCCTCAGGCTGAAATTCAGGAAAGCCATTATTGCGTTGATGACGGTGCTGCCGGCCCTGAGCTGGTGGCATTACCTGAAAGCAGCGGACGGACGCCTTCCCGTCGCCTTGTTTTTTACGGCGCTTTTTTACCTGCTTTCCATCGTATTCTTCCTGTTTTCGGCCCGCCTGGAGCAGTTTTCCAAGCGGGTGATTAAAGGGTTGGTGCCGTTGGGCAGCATTTCTTACGGATTGTAG
- a CDS encoding HD domain-containing protein, which translates to MNKKKIFNDPVYGFVTIPTEFLFDLIEHRYFQRLRRIQQLGLTGFVYPGALHTRFHHALGAMHLMSLALRTLKDKGVKISAAEGEAAMAAILLHDVGHGPLSHALETAIFQDVPHEQLSLFLMQRLNAEFHGKLGLAISMFDGTYGRPFFHQLVSSQLDMDRLDYLNRDSFYTGVEEGRPGADRLIKMLRVHDERLVLEEKAVYSVENFLVSRRLMYWQVYLHKTVTSAEQMVIRVVQRARDLARQGVEVPANSCLGYFLGRAVSLAEFEKDDKILNHFVELDDYDIWSAIKSWASHSDTVLSYLAKSILHRNLLKIVLAPEPFDEEFRLGIRELIEEKFNLPPEEAALLMISGRLSNSAYNAESQEPIEILTKKGDVVNVMEASDLPNIRALSQRVEKFYICYPKEIV; encoded by the coding sequence GTGAACAAAAAGAAAATCTTCAACGACCCCGTCTACGGCTTCGTCACCATCCCCACGGAGTTCCTGTTCGACCTCATTGAGCACCGTTACTTTCAGCGGCTGCGGCGCATTCAGCAGCTTGGGCTCACGGGGTTTGTGTATCCGGGGGCGCTGCACACGCGCTTTCACCACGCGCTGGGCGCCATGCACCTGATGAGTTTGGCCCTGCGCACGCTCAAAGACAAGGGCGTGAAGATTTCGGCGGCCGAGGGCGAGGCCGCCATGGCCGCCATTCTGCTGCATGACGTGGGCCACGGCCCCCTCTCCCACGCCCTCGAAACGGCCATTTTTCAGGATGTGCCGCACGAGCAGCTGTCGCTGTTCCTGATGCAGCGGCTCAACGCCGAGTTTCACGGCAAGCTGGGGCTGGCCATTTCGATGTTTGACGGCACCTACGGCCGGCCGTTTTTTCACCAGCTGGTGAGCAGCCAACTCGACATGGACCGCCTCGATTACCTCAACCGCGACTCCTTTTATACCGGCGTGGAAGAAGGCCGCCCCGGCGCCGACCGCCTCATCAAGATGCTGCGCGTGCACGACGAGCGGCTGGTGCTGGAAGAAAAAGCCGTGTATTCGGTCGAAAACTTCCTCGTGAGCCGCCGCCTGATGTACTGGCAGGTGTACCTCCACAAAACCGTGACCTCGGCCGAACAGATGGTTATTCGGGTGGTGCAGCGCGCCCGCGACCTGGCCCGCCAGGGCGTGGAGGTGCCCGCCAACAGTTGCCTGGGCTACTTCCTGGGCCGCGCCGTGAGCTTGGCCGAGTTTGAGAAGGACGACAAAATCCTCAACCACTTCGTGGAGCTCGACGACTACGACATCTGGTCGGCCATCAAGTCCTGGGCCAGCCACTCCGACACCGTGCTCAGCTACCTGGCCAAAAGCATTCTGCACCGCAACCTGCTCAAAATTGTACTGGCGCCTGAGCCTTTCGACGAGGAGTTCCGCCTCGGCATCCGCGAGTTGATTGAGGAGAAATTCAACCTTCCACCCGAGGAAGCGGCCCTGCTGATGATATCGGGCCGCCTGAGCAACAGCGCCTACAACGCCGAAAGCCAGGAGCCCATCGAAATCCTGACCAAAAAAGGCGACGTGGTGAACGTGATGGAAGCCTCCGACCTGCCCAATATCCGCGCGCTCAGCCAACGGGTGGAGAAGTTCTACATCTGCTACCCGAAGGAAATCGTGTAG
- a CDS encoding PglZ domain-containing protein, whose translation MQQTTILWADDEIDLLKPHLLFLKEKGYDVTPVNSGADAIEEIQEKSYDLVFLDENMPGLTGLQTLTEIKAIRPTVPVVMITKSEEEHIMESAIGAKIADYLIKPVNPSQILLSVKKVLDNKRLISEATNSGYQRDFRQLGMQLSDRLSPSEWAEVYKKLVYWELEINETEGKSMAEVFNMQKDEANTYFGRFITESYEDWVNGDDKDAPLMSHQLFKERVFPTLKATGDTPVYFVLIDNLRYDQWKVLEPIITEFFTVDSEEMYYAILPTTTAYARNAIFSGMMPGEIQKKYPNLWVTDDDDEGKNLHEAEFMEINFQKNNQKAKYSYNKVTNLQAGKDLLGKMSNLHNNYKCNVIVYNFVDMLSHARTDMAMIRELAADESAYRSITRSWFLHSPLYEMMQQIAEKKGKLIITTDHGTIRCKRPYKIVGDRNTNTNLRYKHGKNLGFDDSRDVYVVRKPESIFLPRENVSTAYVFTIGDYFFAYPNNYNYYVNYYKDTFQHGGISLEECIIPYVTLTPKG comes from the coding sequence ATGCAACAAACCACCATTCTCTGGGCCGACGATGAAATCGACTTGCTCAAGCCGCATCTGCTGTTTCTCAAGGAGAAAGGCTACGACGTAACGCCCGTCAACAGCGGCGCCGACGCCATCGAGGAAATTCAGGAAAAGAGCTACGACCTCGTGTTTCTGGATGAGAACATGCCCGGCCTCACCGGCCTGCAAACCCTCACCGAAATCAAAGCCATTCGGCCCACTGTGCCCGTGGTGATGATTACCAAGAGCGAGGAAGAGCACATCATGGAGTCGGCCATTGGCGCCAAAATCGCCGATTATCTGATTAAGCCCGTCAATCCGAGCCAGATTCTGCTGTCGGTAAAAAAGGTGCTCGACAACAAGCGCCTCATCAGCGAAGCCACCAATTCGGGCTACCAGCGCGATTTCCGCCAGCTCGGCATGCAGCTCTCCGACCGCCTTTCGCCCTCGGAGTGGGCCGAAGTGTATAAGAAGCTGGTGTATTGGGAGCTCGAAATCAACGAGACCGAAGGCAAGAGCATGGCCGAAGTCTTCAACATGCAGAAGGACGAGGCCAACACCTACTTCGGCCGCTTCATCACGGAGAGCTACGAGGACTGGGTGAACGGCGACGACAAAGACGCCCCGCTCATGTCGCACCAGCTGTTCAAGGAGCGGGTATTTCCGACGCTGAAGGCCACCGGCGACACGCCCGTGTACTTCGTGCTGATTGACAACCTGCGCTACGACCAGTGGAAGGTGCTGGAGCCCATCATCACCGAATTCTTCACGGTGGACAGCGAGGAGATGTACTACGCCATTCTGCCCACCACCACGGCCTACGCGCGCAACGCCATTTTCTCGGGCATGATGCCGGGCGAAATCCAGAAAAAATACCCCAATCTGTGGGTGACCGATGACGACGACGAAGGTAAAAACCTGCACGAGGCCGAGTTCATGGAAATCAATTTCCAGAAGAACAACCAGAAGGCCAAGTACAGCTACAACAAGGTGACCAACCTGCAAGCCGGCAAGGACTTGCTGGGCAAGATGAGCAACCTGCACAACAACTATAAGTGCAACGTCATCGTGTACAACTTCGTGGACATGCTCTCGCACGCCCGCACCGACATGGCCATGATTCGCGAGCTGGCCGCCGACGAGTCGGCCTACCGCAGCATCACCCGCTCGTGGTTCCTGCACTCGCCGCTGTATGAGATGATGCAGCAGATTGCCGAGAAAAAAGGCAAGCTCATCATCACCACTGACCACGGCACCATCCGCTGCAAGCGTCCCTACAAAATTGTGGGCGACCGAAACACCAACACCAACCTGCGCTACAAGCACGGCAAAAACCTGGGCTTCGACGACTCGCGCGACGTGTACGTGGTGCGCAAGCCGGAAAGCATTTTCCTGCCGCGCGAAAACGTGAGCACGGCGTATGTGTTCACCATCGGCGACTACTTCTTCGCCTACCCGAACAACTACAACTACTACGTGAACTACTACAAGGACACCTTCCAGCACGGCGGCATCTCGCTGGAAGAGTGCATCATCCCGTACGTGACGCTGACGCCAAAGGGGTAA
- a CDS encoding outer membrane beta-barrel family protein: protein MRVFTFLPFRWRGGPIEVIASWAGLLLLASQPGAAQAQAGVRGTVAAGAAGAVSFATIALHRAADSVVVKSEFSDERGGFLLEGRAGGRYLVSASQVGYRRVWSASFTLPPGGLELPALQLQISEAAALAGVTVQARQPLFEHHPDRTVVHVADSPLSAGATALDVLGRSPGVVVNEAIALRGRQGLLLLVDGKRLPLSGVDLAEYLRALPAEQLQTIELITNPPAEYDAQGGAGVIAITLKKDLRLGTNGTANASYGRGEYGKLTAGLTLNHRSKNANLYGSYSYANRNDFARQEFYRQYAALAGLPAASSEVLGKRMLYLRSHSAKVGADLSLTPRTLLGVGLTGLLSNTSTNNDTQTRLYDEGGAPALWYRSVAAQEIMRPNGSANLNLRNAFADSASAASLTADADYAHYRTTRALDLRTSFLEPTFAPALLTGEQRSDLAIGALKLDYSRPLPRRSRLDLGGKSTRVTSTSAVAFLENGLFAPSISSAFDYYENVNAGYASLRGGRGKTSLQAGLRAEQTTIRTTLAGEGMRERQYLQLFPTASVQVQLAAQHALALAAGRRIDRPNYAQLNPLRAYVDAVSYRSGNPYLVAQTSYNVDLTHTYRQKYSTALTYAHTRLPIVTVVQPAPDGSRQVVSREVNLTSQDYLAFTLTAPVEPTKWWTLYANAVFYVSRFRGELAGTLLDRQQPACQLTANNTFSLPHGWSGELNGSFQSGEIWGFERARPRGQLLLGLQRSFWAKQGTLRLNVSDVLYTSVLRSTSVYTSFSESFVTRQDTRVATAAFTYRFGNGKVAAARKRAAGAEDELRRAAGQ from the coding sequence GTGCGCGTTTTTACTTTTTTGCCGTTCCGGTGGCGGGGCGGGCCGATTGAGGTCATTGCCAGCTGGGCCGGGCTGCTCCTGCTGGCATCCCAGCCCGGCGCGGCCCAGGCCCAGGCCGGAGTGCGGGGCACGGTAGCGGCCGGGGCGGCGGGCGCGGTTTCCTTTGCCACCATTGCCCTGCACCGCGCCGCCGACTCAGTTGTGGTCAAATCGGAGTTTAGCGACGAGCGGGGAGGATTTTTGCTGGAAGGCAGGGCGGGCGGGCGCTACCTGGTTTCGGCCAGTCAGGTGGGCTACCGCCGCGTGTGGAGCGCGTCGTTTACTCTGCCGCCGGGGGGCCTGGAGCTGCCCGCTCTGCAGCTGCAAATCAGCGAGGCCGCAGCCCTGGCCGGGGTAACGGTGCAGGCGCGCCAGCCCTTGTTTGAACACCACCCCGACCGCACCGTGGTGCACGTGGCCGACAGTCCCCTATCGGCCGGCGCCACGGCCCTCGACGTGCTGGGCCGCTCGCCGGGCGTGGTGGTGAACGAGGCCATCGCCCTGCGGGGCCGCCAGGGCCTGCTGCTGTTGGTGGATGGCAAGCGCCTGCCCCTGTCGGGCGTCGACCTGGCCGAATACCTGCGCGCCCTGCCCGCCGAGCAGCTCCAGACCATTGAGCTCATCACCAACCCGCCCGCCGAGTACGACGCGCAGGGCGGGGCCGGCGTCATCGCCATCACCCTCAAAAAAGACCTGCGCCTGGGCACCAACGGCACGGCCAATGCCAGCTACGGCCGGGGCGAATACGGCAAGCTGACTGCGGGCCTCACCCTAAACCACCGCAGCAAAAACGCCAACCTGTACGGCTCCTACAGCTACGCCAACCGCAACGACTTTGCCCGGCAGGAATTCTACCGTCAATACGCGGCTTTGGCGGGGCTGCCGGCTGCCAGCAGCGAAGTGCTGGGCAAACGCATGCTCTACCTGCGCTCGCACAGCGCCAAAGTGGGCGCCGACCTCAGCCTCACGCCCCGCACGCTGCTGGGCGTGGGCCTCACCGGGCTGCTCAGCAACACCAGCACCAACAACGACACGCAGACGCGGCTGTACGACGAAGGGGGCGCGCCGGCGCTCTGGTACCGCTCGGTGGCGGCGCAGGAAATAATGCGCCCCAACGGCAGCGCCAACCTCAACCTGCGGAATGCTTTTGCCGACTCGGCATCGGCCGCCAGCCTCACGGCCGATGCCGACTACGCGCACTACCGCACCACCCGCGCCCTCGACCTGCGCACCAGCTTTCTGGAGCCAACATTTGCGCCGGCCCTGCTCACGGGCGAGCAGCGCAGCGACCTGGCCATTGGGGCCCTGAAGCTGGACTACAGCCGCCCCCTGCCCCGCCGCAGTCGCCTCGACCTGGGCGGCAAAAGCACGCGGGTGACCTCCACCAGCGCGGTGGCTTTTCTCGAGAACGGCCTCTTTGCGCCCTCGATATCGAGCGCCTTCGACTATTACGAAAACGTGAACGCCGGCTACGCCAGCCTGCGCGGCGGCCGCGGCAAGACCAGCCTGCAGGCCGGCCTGCGCGCCGAGCAAACCACCATTCGCACCACCCTCGCGGGCGAGGGCATGCGCGAGCGCCAGTACCTGCAGCTATTTCCCACGGCCTCGGTGCAGGTGCAGCTGGCCGCGCAGCACGCGCTGGCGCTGGCCGCCGGCCGGCGCATCGACCGGCCCAACTACGCCCAGCTAAACCCACTGCGGGCCTACGTCGACGCGGTGTCGTACCGGTCGGGCAACCCCTACCTGGTGGCCCAAACCAGCTACAACGTGGACCTGACGCATACCTACCGTCAGAAGTACAGCACGGCCCTTACCTACGCTCACACCCGTCTGCCCATTGTGACAGTGGTGCAGCCCGCGCCCGACGGTAGCCGCCAGGTGGTGAGCCGCGAAGTGAACCTGACCAGCCAGGATTACCTGGCCTTCACCCTGACCGCGCCCGTGGAACCCACCAAATGGTGGACGCTCTACGCCAACGCTGTTTTCTACGTGTCGCGCTTTCGCGGCGAGTTGGCCGGCACGCTGCTCGACCGACAGCAACCGGCCTGCCAACTCACGGCCAACAACACGTTCAGTTTGCCCCACGGCTGGTCGGGTGAACTGAACGGCTCATTTCAATCGGGCGAAATCTGGGGCTTCGAGCGCGCCCGGCCCCGTGGGCAGCTGCTGCTGGGCCTGCAGCGCAGCTTCTGGGCCAAGCAGGGCACCCTGCGGCTGAACGTGTCGGACGTGCTTTACACGTCCGTTTTGCGCTCTACGTCGGTGTACACGTCTTTTTCCGAAAGCTTTGTGACCCGACAGGACACGCGCGTGGCCACGGCGGCTTTCACCTACCGCTTCGGCAACGGCAAAGTGGCCGCTGCCCGCAAGCGTGCCGCCGGCGCCGAGGACGAATTGCGGCGGGCGGCCGGGCAATGA
- a CDS encoding aminotransferase class I/II-fold pyridoxal phosphate-dependent enzyme, with the protein MQVSKMAAGLSGSEIIRIGNQVSEQVRQGANICNLTIGDFDPKIFPIPAGLNEGITQAYQGGLTNYPPAAGINELRQSVSDFLKTRQGLEYGPNDILIAGGSRPLIYATYRTLVDAGDRVIFPLPSWNNNHYCHLTGATPVAVPTRAENNFMPTAADLAPHLPGATLLALCSPLNPTGTVFTKAGLEEICDLVIAENKLRGADEKPLYILYDQIYWLLTFGSTEHHDPVSLRPELRDYVIYIDGISKCFAATGVRVGYSFGPTAIIEKMKSILGHVGAWAPKAEQVATAHFMPETEAVDAFLAGMKTNLQGSLQALFDGLKQLQAAGYPVDAVAPAGAIYLTIKIDVLGKTAPDGTVLKTTAELTSYLISEAKLALVPFSAFGSPASEPWFRASVGAETIDSIVAALPRLRAALDGLK; encoded by the coding sequence ATGCAAGTATCCAAGATGGCCGCCGGCCTGAGCGGCTCCGAAATCATTCGCATTGGCAACCAGGTAAGTGAGCAGGTGCGCCAGGGCGCCAACATCTGCAACCTGACCATCGGCGACTTCGACCCGAAGATTTTCCCCATCCCGGCCGGGCTGAACGAGGGCATCACCCAAGCCTACCAGGGCGGGCTGACCAACTACCCGCCCGCCGCCGGCATCAACGAGCTGCGCCAGTCGGTATCGGATTTTTTGAAAACCCGCCAGGGCCTGGAGTACGGCCCCAACGACATCCTGATTGCCGGGGGCTCGCGCCCGCTCATCTACGCCACCTATCGCACCCTCGTCGACGCCGGCGACCGGGTCATTTTCCCGCTGCCCAGCTGGAACAACAATCACTACTGCCACCTCACCGGCGCCACGCCCGTGGCCGTGCCCACCCGCGCCGAAAACAACTTCATGCCCACGGCCGCCGACCTGGCCCCGCACCTGCCCGGCGCCACCCTGCTGGCCCTGTGCTCGCCGCTGAACCCCACCGGCACGGTGTTCACCAAAGCCGGCCTGGAAGAAATCTGCGACCTGGTGATTGCCGAAAACAAGCTCCGCGGCGCCGATGAAAAGCCGCTTTACATTCTTTACGACCAGATTTACTGGCTGCTCACCTTCGGCAGCACCGAGCACCACGACCCCGTGAGCCTGCGCCCCGAGCTGCGCGACTACGTCATTTACATCGATGGCATTTCCAAGTGCTTTGCCGCCACCGGCGTGCGCGTGGGCTACAGCTTCGGCCCCACGGCCATCATCGAGAAGATGAAATCCATTCTGGGCCACGTGGGCGCCTGGGCTCCCAAGGCAGAGCAGGTAGCCACGGCCCATTTCATGCCCGAAACCGAAGCGGTGGACGCTTTCCTGGCCGGCATGAAAACCAACCTGCAAGGTTCGCTGCAAGCCTTGTTTGACGGCTTAAAGCAATTGCAAGCGGCCGGCTACCCCGTCGATGCCGTGGCCCCGGCCGGCGCCATCTACCTCACCATCAAAATCGACGTGCTGGGCAAAACCGCGCCCGATGGTACCGTGCTAAAAACCACGGCCGAACTCACGTCCTACCTGATTTCGGAAGCCAAGCTAGCGCTGGTGCCCTTCAGCGCCTTTGGTTCGCCGGCCTCAGAGCCGTGGTTCCGGGCTTCGGTGGGCGCCGAAACTATTGATTCCATTGTGGCGGCGCTGCCGCGGCTGCGGGCGGCGCTGGATGGGCTGAAGTAG
- the lpxD gene encoding UDP-3-O-(3-hydroxymyristoyl)glucosamine N-acyltransferase, producing MEFTVQQIAEVLGGTVEGDASQRISSLAKIEEAQAGSLTFLSNAKYEPFLYETGASAVIVGQSQELRQAVKSTLIRVENPYTAFSQLLEFYAQATRTGKRGVEEPSFIGKSSKIGAGHYRGAFSYIGEQCKLGENVLVFPHAYIGDRVTIGEGSVIHAGAKIYPDTVIGKFCVIKAGAVVGSDGFGFAPQPDGSYKAIPQIGNVVLEDYVSIGANATVDCATLGSTLIRTGSKIDNLVQLAHNVEIGRHTVIAAQTGIAGSAKIGDQCVLAGQVGMAGHVTLANKTTVTAQSGIGKNVKQEGTILQGSTAFDFKQNQRAQIVFRRLPELEQRVAELEKAKNATEKP from the coding sequence ATGGAATTTACCGTTCAGCAAATTGCCGAAGTCCTCGGCGGCACCGTGGAAGGCGACGCTTCCCAGCGCATTTCCAGCCTGGCCAAGATTGAAGAAGCCCAGGCCGGCTCGCTCACCTTCCTTTCCAACGCCAAATACGAGCCTTTTTTATATGAAACCGGTGCTTCGGCCGTCATCGTCGGCCAGAGTCAGGAGCTGCGGCAAGCTGTGAAAAGCACGCTGATACGGGTTGAAAACCCCTACACAGCCTTCAGCCAATTGCTGGAATTTTATGCGCAGGCCACCCGCACCGGCAAACGCGGCGTCGAAGAGCCTTCGTTCATCGGCAAAAGCTCGAAAATTGGCGCGGGGCACTACCGGGGCGCCTTTTCCTACATCGGCGAGCAGTGTAAGCTGGGGGAGAACGTGCTGGTGTTTCCGCACGCCTACATCGGCGACCGGGTTACGATTGGCGAGGGCAGCGTCATCCACGCGGGGGCCAAAATCTACCCCGATACCGTTATCGGCAAGTTTTGCGTCATCAAAGCCGGCGCCGTGGTGGGCTCCGATGGGTTTGGCTTCGCGCCGCAGCCCGACGGCTCCTATAAGGCCATTCCGCAAATCGGCAATGTGGTGCTGGAAGACTACGTGAGCATCGGCGCCAATGCCACCGTCGACTGCGCCACCCTGGGCTCCACCCTCATTCGCACGGGCAGTAAAATCGACAACCTCGTGCAGCTGGCTCACAACGTGGAGATTGGCCGCCACACCGTCATCGCGGCCCAAACCGGCATCGCCGGCTCGGCCAAAATCGGCGACCAGTGCGTGCTGGCCGGGCAGGTGGGCATGGCTGGCCACGTCACGCTGGCCAACAAAACCACCGTCACGGCCCAATCCGGCATCGGCAAAAACGTGAAGCAGGAAGGCACCATCCTGCAGGGCTCCACGGCCTTCGACTTCAAGCAAAACCAGCGCGCCCAAATCGTATTCCGCCGCCTGCCCGAGCTTGAGCAGCGCGTGGCAGAGCTGGAAAAGGCAAAAAACGCGACGGAAAAGCCCTAG
- the tsaE gene encoding tRNA (adenosine(37)-N6)-threonylcarbamoyltransferase complex ATPase subunit type 1 TsaE, producing MLPSTIVVSSRDELPAAARRVHAAIVATHCSVVAFEGEMGAGKTTLISALAAAMGVADDVSSPTFSLVNEYRDARERPVYHFDFYRIESVREAEQMGAAEYLDSGYLCLVEWPARVEALLPTPRLEVRIDVLGPEAREIHLHLIP from the coding sequence ATGCTTCCCTCAACCATTGTCGTTTCTTCTAGAGATGAGCTGCCGGCGGCAGCGCGCCGGGTGCACGCGGCCATCGTGGCCACGCACTGTTCCGTGGTGGCATTCGAGGGCGAGATGGGCGCCGGCAAAACCACGCTCATCAGCGCGCTGGCCGCCGCTATGGGCGTGGCCGACGACGTGAGCAGCCCCACGTTTTCGCTGGTCAACGAGTACCGCGACGCCCGGGAACGCCCCGTGTACCATTTCGATTTCTACCGCATCGAATCCGTGCGCGAAGCGGAACAGATGGGGGCCGCGGAGTACCTCGATTCGGGGTATCTTTGCTTGGTGGAGTGGCCCGCCCGGGTCGAAGCGCTTTTGCCCACGCCCCGGCTTGAAGTCCGCATTGACGTACTGGGCCCCGAAGCCCGCGAAATCCACCTGCACCTTATCCCGTAA